The Malus domestica chromosome 13, GDT2T_hap1 genome includes a window with the following:
- the LOC103431045 gene encoding membrane-associated protein VIPP1, chloroplastic isoform X2 — translation MNLFDRFARVVKSYANALISTFEDPEKILEQTVLEMNDDLTKMRQATAQVLASQKRMENKYKAAEQASEDWYGKAQLALQKGEEDLAREALKRRKSFADNANTLKSQLDQQKAVVDNLVSNTRLLESKIQEARSKKDTLKARAQSAKTATKVSEMVGNVKTSSALSAFDKMEEKVLAMESQAEALGQLTTDDLEGKFALLEGSSVDDDLANLKKELSGSSKKGELPPGRTDASSNKAYPFRDSEIEMELNELRRKAKDF, via the exons ATGAATCTATTTGACCGGTTTGCTAGAGTTGTCAAG TCATATGCAAATGCATTAATAAGTACCTTTGAAGATCCTGAGAAAATCTTAGAGCAAACAGTTCTTGAAATGAATGATGACTTGACAAAGATGCGTCAGGCCACAGCACAA GTGTTGGCATCTCAAAAGCGGATGGAGAATAAGTACAAAGCTGCTGAACAAGCTTCTGAGGACTG GTACGGCAAAGCACAATTAGCTCTTCAAAAAGGAGAGGAGGATCTTGCACGTGAGGCTCTGAAGAGGCGTAAATCTTTTGCT GATAATGCTAATACTTTGAAATCTCAACTTGATCAACAAAAAGCTGTTGTCGATAATCTTGTGTCTAATACACGG CTTTTAGAAAGCAAGATACAGGAGGCAAGGTCGAAAAAAGATACCCTCAAAGCACGTGCTCAGTCTGCGAA GACTGCAACTAAAGTGAGTGAGATGGTGGGAAACGTCAAGACAAGTAGTGCTCTTTCAGCTTTTGATAAGATGGAAGAGAAAG TcttagccatggaatcccaagCAGAAGCTCTTGGTCAGTTAACTACGGATGATCTggaaggaaag TTTGCGTTGCTAGAGGGATCTTCGGTCGACGATGATCTTGCAAACTTGAAGAAAGAATTATCTGGTAGTTCAAAG AAAGGAGAGCTCCCGCCTGGAAGAACAGATGCTTCCAGTAACAAGGCATATCCATTTCGAGATTCTGAAATTGAGATGGAGCTTAATGAATTGAGAAGAAAAGCCAAGGACTTCTAA